Within the Funiculus sociatus GB2-C1 genome, the region AGTTTGTCCGCCTAGCATCCGCACTGCATAAACACCTTCCTCAATATCCTTAATCATGTCTTGGAAGGAGTGTTCTCCCGTTTCAATGCCAGTGTTAGTCATCCGCACAATGGGGGGATAAGTAGCATTGAGCGCTCTTGCATTGCCTGTGGGAGCTTCTTGCATTTTGCCAGCAGTTTCGCGGTTATGGAGGCGCTGGGTGAGGATACCGTCTTTAATTAGATATTTGCGCTGAGCCGGAACACCTTCATCGTCATACTTGAGAGAACCGGGTAAACCGGGCATGGTAGCATCATCTACTACATTCAACTGCTTAATAGCTAAAGGTTTGCCCAGAGCAAGTAATTCTTGCATTTTGGGATTTTCGTAGATACCATCAGCTTCGGAAAGATGTCCAAAGGCTTCGTGAATGAAGACTCCAGCTAGATAGGGGTCGAGAACTACAGTATATTGTCCCCCTTTAACGGATTTTGCTTCTAACTGCCCGACAGCGCGTTTGGCGGCACCTAGTACGCGGTCTTCAATTCCTTCGAGAATGTTATAGTCCGTGCGGGAGTGGACGGACTCGAAACCTTGGCGGGGAACGGAACCTTCTTCGCGGGCGATCGCGCCAAATCTACCGGACACATCCAGTCTTTCTTGGGCGATGCAGGTGCCGAGGGAATTGACAAAATAGGTAGTGCCGAAGCGATCGCTCATACTCACCATCGTTGTCTGAATTCGCGGGTCGAAATCCAGCAGCAATTGGTTGTATTTCGCCAAATTACGGCGCTTTTCTTCCAGAGTCACCCCACGCGGATCGCGCCCTAACTGAACCGCCACATAATCTTGAATTGGCTCAACTGGGGCTAACATAGTAGTTTCTTTACCGACCAGATGCGCTTGAGAAACAGCCTCGGCTATCCGGTCATTCAACTGGGCTAAACCATTGAAAGTAACAAAGCTCCAGCCGCCCTTGTGACAGGCGCGAATGCCACCAGCGAGAGTAAAATTGCGATCCACAGCATCCAATTGGGGGCCGCGAAAGGAAATTGAGGTTGACTCACTCTGCTCTAAGCGAATTTCTAGATAGTCTACGCGATCGCGGTAAGGTGCGATCGCCTCCTGCAACTGATCCTGCATTGATGTTGTCATTTTTAATTTTTTTAATTCCTAATAGGGATTCTAGGCGAATATCACAGTAGGCTGCTTGTGTTTCGTTTCCTTTAGTTTCTACCTTATTCTTATTTCGCTGATGTTATAAATCTTCAAAGCGAGGCGATGGGAGCGAATCCTATCGAAAGCTTCACTCGCAGAGGGAACGAGTAACGTAAAAGGCATGATAGCTTGGTGCAAACCAATCCAAAATCGAAAATCCAAAATGTCCCAACCTCGGTTATGGCGATACCTAGCCACCGTCGCTGTACTCGCGGCTATCTACTTTGTTACCGGAAAAATAGTTTTTTCTATTCCCAGCATATCGACAGCTGCGGCACCGTTGTTTCCACCGGCAGGGATTAGCCAAGCGGCACTTTTTTTATTTGGTCGAGGTATATGGCCTGGAGTGGCGCTGGGCGATTTCTTTATTTCGCTTGGGGGGGGACAACCGTGGTATATGGCTTTGGGAATGGCATTTATCCCCAGTTTGCAAGCGATCGCTGGTGCTACACTGCTTCGTCGCATGGGCTTGCATCCCTCACTTGAGAGTCTGCGAGATGTTTTAGCATTAGTGGCGCTATCCGCGCTTTTGCCCACAATAATTGGCCCCACTTTGGGTGTCACCATCCTCTGCTGGAGCGGGTTTGAGACTTGGAGCAAGTTTGCCGCGATTTGGTGGACTTGGTGGGTAGGAAACGCGATGGGAGTGTTAATCCTAGCACCTGTAGTATTGACCTGGTTTAGGGGCGAACAACGCCGAGTGCGATCGCGCTGGCATCAAATAACCTTACAGCCCCGACGAGTTATTGAGGCAGTAGTATTGTGTTTGATGTTGCTGGGTATATCCTGGGCAGTATTCGGATCGTCTACCAAAATCGTGAGCGATCGCTACCCAATTGAGTACCTACCCTTACCTTTAGTCATTTGGGCTGCCTTCCGTTTTGGTCAACGCGGCACCGTATTGGCAACCCTGTTCGTCTCTAGTATCGCCATCTGGGGAGCCTCCAAAGGCAGCGGCCCCTTTATTGGACAGACAGATAATATCAACCAGGCGATCCTGGCTCTGCAAACCTTCATGGGGGTTGAAGCCATTACTACCCTCGTTCTGGCGGCAACAGTTACAGAACGCAAACAAACTGAGATTTTTCTGCGCCAGAGCGAGGCGAGTTTAGCCAATGCCCAACGCATCGCCCATCTAGGCAGCTGGGATTTGGATCTGGTTAGACAACAATTGCACTGGTCGGATGAACATTATCGCATCTTGGGTTTTTCCCCAAAAGCCTTTGAGCCTACAGTGGAAATCTTCTTAAATTCAGTTCACCCAGACGACCAACAAAGGATCAAAGAGCTGCTAGACGCGGCATCGTTTCATAACCAGCCTTTCAGCACTGACTTCCGAATTATTCTACCCGATAATCAAGAGCGCATCGTCCAGGGAAGTTGTGAGACTATTCAGGAGCCATCAGGTAGGATAATTCGCCTGATCGGTACGATTCAAGACATCAGCAAGCAAAAAAGGATTGAGAAAGCGCTGCTGGAATCTGAAGCACAATTGCTCGAACTTGCCCACAACCTCGATCAGAAAGTGACAGAGAGGACGCTGGAGTTAGAACAAAAAAATGAAGAATTAGCGCGATCGCTATTTTTAATTCAACAAACCCAGCAGCAATTAATTCAATCCGAAAAAATGTCAAGTTTGGGGGAGTTGGTAGGCGGTATCGCTCACGAAATTAATAACCCGATTAACTTCATCTACGGCAATATCATCCATACCAGCAACTATGCCCAAAACCTGATTGACGTTTTAAACCTTTACCAAAAATACTATCCCACACCAGAAAAAGCAATTCAAGCTGTAAGCGACACAGTTGAGCTGGACTTTATAATCGACGATCTCCCTAAAGTTTTGTCCTCTATGCACAACGGTGCCGAACGTATCCGTCAAATTGTTATTTCTTTACGCAACTTCTCCCGACTCGATGAATCGGAAATGAAGCCAGTAAATATCCATGAAGGAATAGATAGTACCTTGCTGATTTTACAGCGTCGTTTCAAAGGTCGTCCAGGGCATCCAGACATTGAAGTAATTAAAGAGTATGGGAAATTGCCCCTAGTTGAATGTTATCCCGGAGAACTGAATCAGGTATTTTTAAACATACTTAATAATGCCATTGATGCCTTAGAGCAAAGAATGAAAGACGAAGGGAAAATGTTTATTAATGAAAATTACACTAATTCAGTTTTTACGCTTGAAGCTTATGTTTTGAGCATTAGTACCCAACTTTTAGATAATAATCGGGTGCAAATTCAAATATCAGATAATGGAATAGGTATAAAAGAAACGGCAATAAACAAAATATTCGACCCATTTTTTACAACAAAAGAAGTTGGTAAAGGCACAGGATTAGGTTTGTCTATTTGCTATCAAATAATTGTAGAAAAGCACAAAGGACAACTGAAATGTTTATCTGGGTCTGGTTGGACAACATTTGAGATAAACATTCCTCTGCGGCAGTGTGGTCAACTTTGAGCCAGTGGCTATACTGGGGAAAAGCAAAATGCCTGACGACTAAAGTCAAAGGCGAACAAACAAAGCCTGCTCACGTCAAGCTTTGCTGGTATAGCCCCAGGATAAGAGCCTGTGGGAATATTATCGATTAGCCAAGGAGAGAAAAAGCGCCTATGAAATTTGAACTAATTAACTGGATGGTCAATATAGCGCGTGTTTTGCGTCTCAATAGCCGCTGGATGACTTGGAATCTATTTTTGGCATTTATTCCTTTGGCTTTGAGTGTTTGGCTATTTCGCAGCAACCAAAAGCGATCTCTTATCTGGTGGGCGGGATTGTGCGTTTTTGTGGCTTTTTTGCCCAATGCTCCCTATCTATTGACGGATATTATTCACCTAATTCAGGATATTCGCGCTATCAACTCGGTGTGGATGATTACTCTGATTCTGATTCCCCAGTATTTGCTAGTTATCCTAGCTGGGTTTGAAGCTTACGTTTTATCGATAATTAACCTGGGTTACTACTTACAACGGCAAGGTTTAGGTAAATATATTCTTGCAGTTGAATTGACGTTGCACGGTCTAAGCGCCGTGGGCATCTTTTTAGGAAGATTCCTCCGCTTCAACAGTTGGGACTTGATTACCCAACCAGATGCCTTATTGACAAGCGTAGTCGATGATTTAGTAGGCAAATGGCCGTTGCTGGTTATGTTTATCACCTTTGGGGTGGTGACTTTGTTGTACTGGCTGATGAAGCAAGTGAGTTTGGGGATAATTTGGCGATCGCGATCGCCAAGGGAGTCGAAAGTTAGCAGTTATCAGTAACTGGCTTAAATTTCCTCAGCAGCAAAGAGGCGAACTGCGCGAACTAAATCCGGTGGCGTGCCAATATCCAAATATGTACCCTCTGGAAACGCCTCTGCTTCTACCCGCAAACCATTGTCAATTCCAGCCTGAATCACATCCCCAATCGGCAACTCTAGCTGTGGTACTAAACTACTGAGTGCCTGGATAGCAGCCAGATGCTCGTGCATAAACTGTGTAAAAACTGGTGTCCAAACTGCAATACCCCACATATATCGCAGTTGACTCTGTGGTGGTTTTTCGATCACCTTGTATACTCGTCCGGCGGCATCAAAATCAACCATACCAGCTTTTTGCGGCTCTTCCGTAGGGAATAATCCCAAGACAATATCGGCATTACTAGCCTCAAGGCGTGCGAGTAACCGTACAAAAGCATCATCCGGCTGAAAAAGAATGTCAGGAAAACCCATTGCTACAACAGCATCTTGCACAAAGGGATAGGCTTGATCCAGAGTGTAAGCTGCACCGAAAGGCAAACTGATAATTAAATAGCCCATGTTCATGTTTAGCATGGAGCCATCGCCAAAGTAGGCAGGAATATCCCACTTACCCGGACGCAACACGGTGTAAGCCTTGGTAATACCTGCCAGCCGCATCTTTTCCAGTAGGTAATGGCAAACGACTTTGGGGCGTAAGCTGTTATCCTCCACGCGGCGAAATCCAATCGGATACAATTCTTTGCTAACTGGTAAAGGGGAAATTCGCGTTGCTTGTCCTCCTGCTGGTAGCAGTCCAATTACTTGCCGCTGTTTCATTTGATTGCTGTTGGTCATGGTAGATAGCGTAAGCCGGGAGAAAGAGAAAACAAGAAACTTTCCTGTCAAAAGAAAGATGAATAAGTATCAGTGTTGACGTGAAATGAACTTAGGCTGATGGCATCTTAGGAATTATCTGCCGCCACTACAATTATTCCCTTTAAGGGCGGCTTGTTATTGGAATTTGTCAGTTTGTGTTGTCCTTTGAGCGATACTCTCCAAAGGAGCTGAATAATATGACCATATTGTCCACCGATCAACTAAAAACTTTGGTAGAAAGTTCTTCTGGTTCGTGTGTTTCAATTTATAGAACCCATTTGACATCCTTACAATTCTGGACAGTTCTGGAGGAACGTCCTTACTCCCTTTGAATCTAGTTCTCATGGCGTATTGGAGCGACCTCTGAGCTTCTTTTCTACCATTCGGCAGGGGCTTCGGCTAGAAAAGTTTTTATAGTATGAGGGTTCCGTTGCACATCTCTTTAATCCTGTCTTAATAATATGAGCTTCCTTTCGATCGAAGAACTGAAAGAACTCGTCGAACAGCCGCAAGGACTGTGTGTATCAATTTACATGCCGACCGTGCAGCTTAGTTCAGAAACTCAGCAAAACTCTGTCCGTTTTAAAAATCTACTTCGGCAGGCGGAAGCGGAGTTAGAAAAATATGAATTGCACCCGACTGATCCAAGCCAATTTCTTCAGCCTGCGAGTCAACTGGATGAAGATGAATTCTGGCAGCAACAGAACGCAGGTTTAGCATTGTTCATCTCAGAAGGGTTCTTCCGTTTCTATCGGGTGCCGATCGACCTGATTGAACTGGTAGTCGTAAGCGATCGCTTTCATCTCAAGCCACTAATTCCGCTGTTGAGTGGAGATGACCGCTTCTATGTTCTCACGCTCGGCCAACGGGATGTGCGCCTTGTGGAATGCAACCGCTACGGCATCACCCGTGAAATTGAAATTGAAGGCTTGCCGAAGAGCATGGATGAAGCCTTGCAGTATGACGAAACAGCGAAGGATGAACAGCGCCGCCAAGGAGCGGGCGCAGGTCGTTCAGCTTTGCAAGCAGGTGGTTCCTATCACGGACAGGGCGGCGAGCGCGAAAACGTTAAGGAAGATTTGCTGCAATATTTCCTGTTAGTTGATAAAAGCTTGCATAACTTCTTCCGCAATCGCCGCTCGCCCCTTGTTCTAGCTGGCGTTAGCTATTTGCTGCCGATTTATCACGAGGCAAATACCTACAATTTCATTGTGGAAGAAGGAATTCAACACAACACAAAGGAGCAAACGGCAGAAGAACTTCATGCAGAAGCATGGGCAATCATAGAGCCACAGTTTAAAGCAGACCAGGAAAAAGCGATCGATTATTATCATGAGTCAATTGCGGCTGGCAAAGGATCCAATGATTTGAATGAAGTCATTCAAGGGGCCTTTTATGGTCGCGTAGAACAGCTTTTTGTTCCGGTTGGTGTACAAAGATGGGGACATTTTGACCCGGACTCAATGGAACTTGAGATACATAATGAGGCTCGTCCTGGTGATGAAGATTTGCTCAATGCAGCAGCGATTCAAACGATCTTTCACGGAGGAACGGTATATGCTGTTGAACCGGAAAAAGTACCGGACAATACCCCTGTTGCGGCAGTATTTCGCTACTAATTGGTAAGGAAAGCGAGGATGTGGAAGAATCTATTTAGGGGTAAAGGTAGCGAAGCTGCAACGAAGTAGACACGCGATATCTAGAAGTTCTGCTAGTAGCTCATCCTAGAAAGATTCTGTCTTTAAACAGCATCCAATTTTAGCCGCTGATGCATGTCTAACTGAAGCGTGCCATAGGGATTGGCACGCTCCCATATCAACGGAGTCAACGCCCTTAATTCCTCTTGAAAGATCCGCTTCCCCAGCACTTTTTTGGTCGAGTTTTGTTCTATATTATTTTAACGTTCAAAAATCTCATTCGTGAGGCAGAGGAATGTTTGGATAAAATGGGACTTGACCATCAACAGACGATGGAATGGTTCCAGCAAGTGCATGAGCTTGATACTGGCGATTTTTGGGAAAACGAAGACCACGGACTGGCAATTTTTGTGTCGCCAGATGTATTTCGCTGCTACTATCTTCCGGAAGAGTTTCAAGACTTGGTAGTTGTAAGCGATCGCTTCCACCTAAAGCCCCTGCTGCATCTAATCAATAATGATGGAAATTCTACATTCTGGCTCTTAGCCAAAAGCAGATTAAGTTGCTAGAGGCAACTCGCTTAAAGTATCTCACGACATCAAAGAAATCATTCAATCTGCTTATTATCAACGGGTTGATTCTTTGTTTGTGGCAGTAGGCGAACAGCATTGGGGACACTTTAACCCGGATACAATGACGGTAGATTTACATCCGGAACCACAGCCGGATGATGAGGATATGGTGGATTTTGCTGCCGTACATACGCTTTTGAATGGTGGCACAGTTTATGCTGTGGAACCGGAAAAAGTGCCAGATGAAGCTCCGGTGGCAGCAATTTTGCGGTTTTAAAGCCACTGAGGCAAGAGTTGGAAGGTTAAAGCCGTCCAACTCTTTCACAAACTACCCAAGTTGACGACGGGCGGCTTCGAGAATCAAGCGTTGTTCAGCACGAGCGATCGCGTTATACGTCCTTTCAACTGCATCCGGTTCCACGGAAATTGAAGTAATACCCCACTGTACTAGCTGGTCAATCAATTCTGGATATTGAGCTGGAGCTTGACCGCAGATAGAACAGGGGATACCCGCTTGTTTTGCCCCAGCGATGAGTTGCGCGATCGCTTGAATCACTGCTGGATGACGCTCATCAAACGCACTCGCCATCTGTGCGTGTTCGCGGTCAACTCCTAAAAGCAGCTGAGTCAAATCGTTAGAGCCAATAGAGATGCCCATGCAGCCTGCTTTGACGTAATCTGCTAGGAGAAACAAAACAGACGGCACCTCAGCCATGATCCAGAGTTGAAATTGGGCAGATTCAGTTAACCCAGCTGCGATCGCGCGCTGGCGACAGAAGGAAAATTCCTCAACGGTGCGGACAAAAGGCAAGAGCAAGTGCATATTGGTGTAGCCAGACTGCTGTACGCTGGCTAAAGCTGCCATTTCCAAATCGAACAAGGCGGGGTCAGAAGTGGCGCTGAAGGTTCCCCTGTTACCTAGCATCGGATTGGCTTCGGCTGCTACTTGACGAGAACCAATTAAAGAGAGAAATTCGTGCGATCGCAAATCCAGAGAACGGTAAAATACCGGACGCGGCCCAAAAGCAGCAGCAAACTCACACAACTTTTGGGACAGAAGCCCGACTAATTCGCGATCGCGCCCCTGTTGTAGCCAACGGTGGGGGTGTTGTCCCTCCAATAAGTCCAGCACCAGCAATTCTGAACGTAGTAAGCCGACTCCATCGACAGGAAGATTCGCTGCACGCTCAATACTACTTATCTGACTCAGGTTGACGAGTAGTTGAGTAGCAATGGGGAATTGGAAATTGGAAATTGGCGGTTGTTTGTTAGCTAACGGCTTTTGACTAATCACTAATGACTCTTCATCACTAAGGCGATATACCTCTCCTCGATCGCCATCAAGTAGCACCGAGTCACCACTTTGAATCAGTTGTCTAGCACCGACAGCGCCAACTACAGCGGGAATACCCAGTTCTCTAGCAACAATCGCAGCGTGACAAGTCATTCCACCTTGTTCAGCAATCACCCCCGCAGCCTGTCGTAGCAGGGGAAGCAAATCAGGAGTGATGTTTTTGGTAACTAAAATCTTGCCGCTAACTGCTGGTAATGAAACTCCATCAGCTTGTGACCACTGCGTGTGATGCTCTGTTAA harbors:
- a CDS encoding sugar phosphate nucleotidyltransferase — its product is MKQRQVIGLLPAGGQATRISPLPVSKELYPIGFRRVEDNSLRPKVVCHYLLEKMRLAGITKAYTVLRPGKWDIPAYFGDGSMLNMNMGYLIISLPFGAAYTLDQAYPFVQDAVVAMGFPDILFQPDDAFVRLLARLEASNADIVLGLFPTEEPQKAGMVDFDAAGRVYKVIEKPPQSQLRYMWGIAVWTPVFTQFMHEHLAAIQALSSLVPQLELPIGDVIQAGIDNGLRVEAEAFPEGTYLDIGTPPDLVRAVRLFAAEEI
- a CDS encoding metallopeptidase TldD-related protein — its product is MQDQLQEAIAPYRDRVDYLEIRLEQSESTSISFRGPQLDAVDRNFTLAGGIRACHKGGWSFVTFNGLAQLNDRIAEAVSQAHLVGKETTMLAPVEPIQDYVAVQLGRDPRGVTLEEKRRNLAKYNQLLLDFDPRIQTTMVSMSDRFGTTYFVNSLGTCIAQERLDVSGRFGAIAREEGSVPRQGFESVHSRTDYNILEGIEDRVLGAAKRAVGQLEAKSVKGGQYTVVLDPYLAGVFIHEAFGHLSEADGIYENPKMQELLALGKPLAIKQLNVVDDATMPGLPGSLKYDDEGVPAQRKYLIKDGILTQRLHNRETAGKMQEAPTGNARALNATYPPIVRMTNTGIETGEHSFQDMIKDIEEGVYAVRMLGGQTNGEMFTFAAAEGYMIRNGKLAEKVNDVTLTGNVFQTLKDIEAIGNDSIYVSGGCGKGGQMPLPVSVGGPHLRIKNVVVGGR
- a CDS encoding MASE1 domain-containing protein, whose protein sequence is MSQPRLWRYLATVAVLAAIYFVTGKIVFSIPSISTAAAPLFPPAGISQAALFLFGRGIWPGVALGDFFISLGGGQPWYMALGMAFIPSLQAIAGATLLRRMGLHPSLESLRDVLALVALSALLPTIIGPTLGVTILCWSGFETWSKFAAIWWTWWVGNAMGVLILAPVVLTWFRGEQRRVRSRWHQITLQPRRVIEAVVLCLMLLGISWAVFGSSTKIVSDRYPIEYLPLPLVIWAAFRFGQRGTVLATLFVSSIAIWGASKGSGPFIGQTDNINQAILALQTFMGVEAITTLVLAATVTERKQTEIFLRQSEASLANAQRIAHLGSWDLDLVRQQLHWSDEHYRILGFSPKAFEPTVEIFLNSVHPDDQQRIKELLDAASFHNQPFSTDFRIILPDNQERIVQGSCETIQEPSGRIIRLIGTIQDISKQKRIEKALLESEAQLLELAHNLDQKVTERTLELEQKNEELARSLFLIQQTQQQLIQSEKMSSLGELVGGIAHEINNPINFIYGNIIHTSNYAQNLIDVLNLYQKYYPTPEKAIQAVSDTVELDFIIDDLPKVLSSMHNGAERIRQIVISLRNFSRLDESEMKPVNIHEGIDSTLLILQRRFKGRPGHPDIEVIKEYGKLPLVECYPGELNQVFLNILNNAIDALEQRMKDEGKMFINENYTNSVFTLEAYVLSISTQLLDNNRVQIQISDNGIGIKETAINKIFDPFFTTKEVGKGTGLGLSICYQIIVEKHKGQLKCLSGSGWTTFEINIPLRQCGQL
- a CDS encoding DUF1361 domain-containing protein, whose amino-acid sequence is MKFELINWMVNIARVLRLNSRWMTWNLFLAFIPLALSVWLFRSNQKRSLIWWAGLCVFVAFLPNAPYLLTDIIHLIQDIRAINSVWMITLILIPQYLLVILAGFEAYVLSIINLGYYLQRQGLGKYILAVELTLHGLSAVGIFLGRFLRFNSWDLITQPDALLTSVVDDLVGKWPLLVMFITFGVVTLLYWLMKQVSLGIIWRSRSPRESKVSSYQ